CCCTCCACCGGGTGGCGACGGATTGGTCACGGCCCGGCGGGGGCTGGGCCGCACTGCAACTGGCCCTGGCGCTGGCCGCCGGCGGGCTGGCCATCCTGACGGCGTTCGAATGGAGCATCGCCGGGCGCCGGGCCGTGGCCGGCAAGTGGGTGGCCCCCGTCATCGCCGCCTGGCTGGCGACCAGCCTGGGCAACGTGGCGATGTTGCCCAGCCCGATGGGAGTGATCGGTGCCCGAAGTTACTGTTACGTGTTCATGGTGGTGGCCAGCCTGCCGATGATCGTCCTGTACGTCGCCAGCCTGCGGCGTACGCGTACGCTCTACCCCGACCGCTGCCTGGCCGCCGCCGGCCTGGGCATCGCCTTCATGACGGCGGCCTTGCTGGCCCTGTGCCACCCGGTGCGGGGGCATCTGTGGGATTTCCTGGCGCATCTGGCCGCCGGCGCCACGATCATCGCGATCACGGTGGCGGGCGGCCGCCGCTGGGTGGCGGTGCGCTGAGCGCCTGGCTTGGGTTCGCCTTCCAGGCGCCTCAGCAGAGTCCGGGCACGCGGCCCCAGTGCGCCACCTCGGTGCGTCCCCGGGCGGGGGCGGGCCGGTCCGCGCCGGAGGGGGCGGCGGCGGGTTGGCCCCGGATGATGATTTCCTGAAGCGTATGCACGCCCAGCTTCTCACTGGCCCGTTCGCGGTGCTTCTGCACGGTGCGGGGGCTGATGTCGATCAGCCGGGCGATTTCCTTGCTGGTCAGGCCGGCGGCGACGTAGCGCACCACCTCCGCCTCACGCGGGCCCAGGGCATCCCAGGCCAGCGGCGGCGGCGTCTGCCTGGCCTGCCGGGCGACACCACTGGCATAGGCGATCAACTGCGCGGTGGAGGCCAGACCCGCCTTGCGCATGATGTTGGAGCGGTGCTTGCGGATGGTCAGCTCCGACGCGCCCAGGGCGGCGGCGATCTGCGAACTGCTGAGGCCCTGTCCGGTCAGGTCCAGGACTTCGCGTTCCCGGGGGGTGAAGGGCGTGGCGATGGAGGGTGTCATGGCGGCTGGCTCATGGGCGGTTGTGGTCACCGCGGCGCCTGGCGCCAACGGCCCACACACCCTGCCAGCAAGCGGAAGAATTCTTCCTTCTGTTATTCTTCTGACGTGTAACTTATTGATATATATAAGGAATGATTTGCGGTAGCTTCCGACTTGTCTGGAAGGAAAACGGCCCGAGGCTTTAGAAAGCCCGGGCCGCTACTCATCGCATCTGTTCGGTAACTTTGACCGAATTCGGTTACACAATGCCGCCGGTGTTAATAACCTCTGGATCCGAGGAAATCATATCGCCAATAGCGTTGCCGAGCATGTCTATTGGAATAGCATTGAAAAGAACTTCTCCAACTGCAGTGAAGTTCCTGTTTTGTTGCGTATTGTAAATTGTAATAGTGGTTGTTGTAACGTCTGGAGGGGGCATTAGGTCCGTATAATCTTCTCCCTGACTATTCGTGTAATAGGTAATAGTTGGATATTCAAATTTAAATTTCTTTGACGTTTCTTCATCTAGTTCGAACGTCATATGTCCAATACCAGACGTGGCGCCGATCGAAAATGACTTAGAATGTATGTGATTATAGTACCATATGTATTTTGGATTCTTCCGGCTCTTGCTCTTTGGATCTTTTATGATGCGAACGGTAAAGTAAATCCTTCCATCCGGACAATCGCCTCTTGATGTCATTATTAGTCACTCCTTAGGGTGTGGTTGTAGATTGAAGATACTCAGTGCCCCGATATCCCATGGTACTCAGGATCCGGCTTCCAGCCTCGGCCATCGCTTGGTTCCCGCTGCATCGATTGGCACGGACCCAAGGATCAAGAATGCGAAAATCTTTACTTAATAAAGCCATTGTCTTGAGTGCATCAACTACGTTCTGGCAGACTTTCTTTGCTTCTGTATTTTCTCCGCGTGTAAGAAATATATTAGAGCTTGCGAGTAATATATTGGAAAATAGAATTGTTCTTAGTTTGTCTTTGTGATCTCGCTCATACGATCCTCGAACAATGTTGGCTGCTTCTTCTATTTTCTGGATGGCAGAATTTAATTCTTTCGTTGATGTTAAGATGGTGCCGTGCAGCATGAGAGCTTCGGCTTTTTGGCGCTGTAATTGATCATCTGCCGGGTTGACGCGAAGCATCTGATCAACAGTTGTCTCTATATTAATTATATCTGGTAAGGCGCTTTCAAAGTTGCCACCAGCTAAGTCCGCTCGCGCTTTTAGAAGACGGATTTCTGTTCGAGTGATTTGCCAGCGTCGGTTCTCAGGTTCTCTATGCAAACAATCGTCAATTTGCGCCATAGCTTGGCCTAGGCTTACAATGGCGGGTGCTGTCTTGCCTTGGGCTTCCAGAAGGGAACTTTTCAATCGACCGGCGGCCGCCAAACGAAATAACCAGACCGCTGCGTCTGGCTGTCGGCGGTGCACCTCGTCCAGGACTTCGCGTTGTTCATCATAAAGGTCGGTTGCTGCTTCCAATTGCCCTCGTTCAGACTGCGCTTCTGCCAATAAGGAGAGGCTGTTCGCCAAGTCGGCTGACAGCGAGATATTATCGGGATGAGCCATTATTGCTCGTCGTTTCAAGGCAATGGAGTCGTTGAGATTATCCGTTGCCATGTCGTCTTCGCCTTCGCGCAAATGCGCAGTGCCAAGGCTGCTCAGTGCGTAGGAAAGCTCAATCCAGGCATTTGGCTCGTTTGGCTCAAGGCTCATTCGGCGTTGGGCAAAATCCCGATATTGCGTGAAACGACGCATCGTTTCATCAAGTCGCCCTTGGTCCAATGCGATTTGGCCATACCAAAAGGCGATTGACCCCGCAGTCTTCAAGGTCTCGCCATCATGAGCCCTTTCCGCTAAGTTGGCTTGCAATAAGCTTTCTGCTTGGCCCAACGCCTTAAGGGCAATATCCACGTTGCCGCGTGAGCGATTGACATCGGCCAAAGTCTGCAGCGCTTTGGCTTGGCGCAGGCGAGCCTCACTTGGGATGCGTCCCGGGTCGTCTACGGTAAGATAGCCCAGGGCCTTCTGCGCCACGCCGTCCAGCACGTCCAGGCGGCCCAGGGGTTGCAGCTTTTCGGCCAGGTCGCCCAGCATGTAGTCGACCAGTTCTTCCGCCCCTTGCAGGCGCTGGGCGGCCACCGCTTCCGCCCGGCTGGCGCGCAGGCCCAGGAAGGCGGCCACCAGGGCGATGGCGGCGAAGCTGACCATCGCGCCCAGGCGCAGGCGGTCTGCCCGCTTGGCCTGGCGGGTGGAGGCGGTGACCAGGGCCTTGACCTCGGCGCTGACGGGCACGGTGGCGCGGCTGACCAGGTCGCGCGCCTCTTCCAGCGGCTTGCCCCGGCGCAACAGGCGGTCGGCGCGGCGGCCCTCGTTCAGCCACTGTTGCGCCAGCCCTTCCAGCTGGCTGCGGGCGCGCAGGGCCTGGCGGTGTTCGGCGATCCAGGTCACGGCCCGGGGCCATTGCCGCAGCAGGGCCTCATGCGCCACGCCGAACACGGCCTGGGTTTCCGACACCTGGCTGACGAACAGCCGTTCGTCCACCAGGGCGCGCACCAGGGTGCGCTCATCCTCCGTCGCCAGGTTCGACCAGGCGGCGCGCAGGCCGCGCACCGTGTCGTCGGCGGCGCTGACGGCCACCATCAGGGAGAAGATGCGGGGCAAGGCGGCCTGGGCGGCGGCGGGCAAGGTGGCCAGCGTGGCCTCCGCCCGGCGGCCGATCGCGCCCTCGATACCGCCCAGGCCGCGATAGGCCGCCAGGGTCAGCTCCCGCGTCGGGCTGCGCAGCAGGTAGAGCTGCTGCAAGGTGTACTGCAACAGGGGCAGGGCGTCCGGGCTGTCGGCGGCGGCGTCGCACAGCAGATCGTCCAGGCGCTCATTGCCGTCCGGGTCGCCGCCGAAGCTGAGGCCGGCGATCTCCGCCGGCAGGCGGATCATCTGGCCGATCTCCGCCCGGCTGGGGGGCAGCAGGTCGAAATGGCCGCCGGCCGCCTTGCCTTCCATCAGCAGCGGCTCTTTGGCCAGGTCGGGATAGAAGTCGTTGCGGCAGGCGGCGATGACCATGACCTGGCCGCCCCGCGCCAGGCGGTCCAGCGCCGTCAGGAACTGCCGCCGTTGCAGGCCGCTGGCGAAGGCGGCGCTGAACAGCGCCTCCAGCCGGTCGATGAACAGGATGAAGCGGTCGCCGGCGGTTTCCGGCGCGTCGGTCGGCCGGGTTCCGTCCCGGGGGGCCTGGCCCTCTTCGATCAGGCTCTGGCCCAGATGCTCGGCACTTTGCCCGGCGTAGAGGGGTTCGCCGTCCCGGTCCAAATCCAGCAAGGCGCCGCCCAGGGCGGTGGGCAAGGGCACGGCGCCGATGCCGCCCAGGTCCAGGATTGTGGCCCCTGTGATCCGGGGCGTGGCGCCGTCGCGCATCAGGGCGGGCAGCAGGCCCGCCTGGACCAGGGAGGTCTTGCCGCTGCCGCTGGCGCCCAGGATGAGGACGAAGGCGCGCCCGCCATTGGCCTGGCTGGCCAGCAGGTCGCGCAGGCGGGTGACGGCGACGTCGCGCCCGAAGAAGACGGACGAATGGGTGGCTTCGAACGACGCCAGGCCGACGTAAGGCGATTCCCGCGCCCAGGTTTCCGGCGCCAGGTCGGCGTCGCGGTGCGTCGCCATGATCACCGGCGCTACGGTGCGGTAGCCGCGCTTGCGAATGTTCTCGATGTAGCGGGGTTCGGTGGCGCTGTCGCCTAGGGCTTTGCGCAGCTGGGTGATGGCCTTGTGCACCTGGTTCTCGCCGACGGCGATGCCGTCCCAGCACAGGTGCAGCAGGTCGTCGGCGCTCAATATCTTGCCGGCGTTCATGCACAGCGCCATCAGCACGTCCAGGGCGCGCGGCTCAACCGGGATCTGGGCAGCCTCATCCTCGCGCCACACGGCACATGCCTGCGCGTCCACCTGCCAATCACCGAATTGAAAGCGCTTAACCTTCACGGGCCATCCTCTGGCTTCGGCAAAAACGGTTTTCCCGGTACCTGTCTCAACCGTGTGACTGCGGCCACGGCCACGCCCCCTACCGGGGCGCATATATAACCGCATGCCACAACCTCCGCGACAAAACTATTCAAAAGGCGTAAGCGGGCGCTGAAACCGGGTCCCGCTCCGCACTTGTCCGGGTGGTCCTCCCGGCCTGGAACGCCGCACAGACGCCCGAGAATGCGGCCGGGTGGGCCAAGACGGCGGACGCTTCGACCTCGGCCTCGACCATCACCGGCCGCGTGCCGGCGGCGTAGTCCTCCCGGTACTGGATGGTCAAATCCTGTAGCCGCATCCGCATGTCTGATTCGTAGTTCGTCCGGGGATGGGTGGTCAGCGACGCGCCGTGGGTGCGGCGCAGATAGAGGAACTCTTCCAGGACGGTGGTGGCGAAGCCCGCCGCCTGCGCCCGGATGACGAATTCGGTATCGGCGCCGCAGGGCCAGGCGCGGAAGGCGCCCAGCCGATCCCAGATGTGCCGCCGGGCGACGAACTGGCCGTCCGTGCCCTTGCGGCGGTGGCCCTTCTCGGGGCGGTAGTCGGGCAGGGCCGGCACGATGGATGTCGGCCGCAGGGCCTCATCCGTGTACACGCTCCATGACATGCTGAGGTCGGCGCCGGCCTCCAGCGCCTCGATGTGGCGGCGCAGATAGCCGTCCAGCATGACGTCATCCGCGTCGAAGCGGGCGATCACCTCGCCCTCGGCGAACCGCATCAGGGTGTTGAAGGTGACGTACGTGCCGCGGTTGCGCGGCAGGTACACCACCCGCAGGTCCGCGTACGGCGCCGTTCCGACATAGTCCAGCGTATCGGCGCAGCCATCGATGCCCAGCAGCACCTGCAGGCGCCACCCCGGCGGCAGGGACTGCGCGAACACGGCGTCCAGGCAATCGCCCAGCCAGCGGCGCGCGTCAAAGGCGGCGATCAGGACGGATAGGGTCTTCAAGGCTGTCCCCTCATCTGGATGGGCGGTCAGTGCGCGCAGGTCGCCAGTTCGGCCTGGGTCGTCAGGTCGCGCAGGCCGCGCCGCAGGAAGGCGAACCAAGGGGCTCGGGGCGGGTTCTGGCCGTAAAAGGGCGTCAGGTTCAGGTCGATGATGGTGTGCCGGGTGCCGTCGTGGATGACGTCCAGGCAGAAATAATCGAAGGGATACCGGCCGATGAACCCGGCCAGCTGCCGCCACAAATCGCGGGGGAAACCGCCATGGTCGTCGGTCAGCGTGTCCAGCCGGCGGCGGTCGATGCAGACCCATCGGTCCTCCGGCCGCTCATCCTCTTTCTTGATCAGGTCCGGGCTATGGGCCCGGATGCAGACCAGCGCGTCACCACAGCCGTAGATGCGGTACAGCGTGTCGTCATGGGCGATGAAATTCTCGATCACCAGGCCCGGATGGTCCCACCAGGCGGGTGCGATCTCATCCCGCCGCATCAGGCGATAGTCGTCCCAGCCGCGGATGGGGCAATCGACCTGCAATGAGAACAGCGGCTGCAGGTCGGGCGGCAGCGCGCGTTCCGCCTTGCCGCCATAGTTCAGGTCGGTCTTCACGAACAGGAACTGGTCGTCCGGCCCCTGGCGATCGGCCCGGGCGCAGCGCAGGCCGGCGCGTTCCAGCATGGTGTGCAGGGTGCGCTTGCGCATGTCCGCCAGGCCGGCGTTCAGCACCCGGATGCCCCGCCGTGCCAGTTGCCGTTCCAGTTCGGGACGCCGGCGGGGGAACAGGGCGGCGTGCGACAGGCAATTGTGGAACAGCACCGTGTTGATGCTGGGCCCGCAGGCCGCGTCCAGCACGTCCCACCCGTCCTCCCACTGCGCGGCGCAATGCGCGGACACCAGGTGGCTGATCAGATAGCCGCGCCACGCGTTCCACTCATAGACCAGAAGATTGCCCAGCTTTTCCATACGGATCTGCCTTTATCGGACGGTCATCGGCGCAGGTCGACCAGGGTCGCCGTCTTGGCCGTGGTGGGGTCGAGGCGCAGGTCGGCCAGGGTGACCGCCCGCACATGGGTCGTGCCGCTGCCCGGGTCCTGCTTCATGTGCCGGCGCAGGCGCTCCGCCATGCATCCCAAGTCCGTCGCGCCGTCGCAGACCACATGCAGGCCCAGCCGGTCGCAGCCGTCCGGCCCAAAATCCAGCACCGCCTGCCAGGCGGTGCACCCCTCGGCCACGGCGGCGAAACCGCTGTCGTCGTGGGTGATCTCATAGAACCGGAAGGAACGTGGCCGGCGGCCCCGGACCTCCAGCAGCCGTTCGCCATCTCGTGTCACGACGCGGCCGAAGTCGCCCTGGCTGTAGCGGAACAGGGGGAAGCGCTCGCGCCAGGTGTTGGTCACCACGATTTCGCCGAAGCCGTCCGCGTCGGGCTCATGGATTTCCACCAGCACCCGTGGCAGCACGGTGAACAGGCCCGGTGTGGCGCTGGCGTCGCACACCCCCCAGATGCCGGTTTCCGCCGCCCCGTACATCGACCAGATCTGCCGGATGCCGAAGGTGCGGCACAGGCGTTCGCGCACGGAATCGCGCATCAGTTCGCCGGCGTACAGCAGGTTCTGGAACTGGGGCGGGGCCTGGCCCGATTCCTCGCACCAGTTGGCGAACAGCGTCAGGATGGACGGCGTGCCCGCCAGGTGGGTGGGCTGGAACAGGTCCGCCGCCGCGCGCATGTCGCTGTAGGGCGACTGCGCGCTCATCGGCAGGGTGGTGGCGTAGCATCGCTCCAGCAAATCATCGATGATGGCGGCGGTGCGGTAGAGGCCGGTGTAGGCGAACAGGTTCAGCACCACCGAGCTGGGTGCGAACACCCCCCGGGCCAGCAGATGCTCGGCCAGCGCCTGCCGCTGGGCGTGGTTCTCGGCGATGTCCACCGGGAAGATCAGCGGGCCGCTGGTGCTGCCGCCGGAGCGCACCAGGTACACCCCGCGCGCCTCCCCGGCGGGGGAGAAGCCGTCCAGGGCCGCCAGAAGGTCGGCCTTCTGGCACACCGGCGCGTCCTGCCAATGGTCGTAGCCGCGATAGAAGGTGCGCCAGAAGGGATGGTTGCGTGCGACCTGGAACGCCTGTGCCATCTGGCGGGCCACGGGGGCGGCGCTTTCATGGCTCTCGCCGGCGATCCAGCCTGCGTCCGGGCTCATGCCGCCCTCCCCAGCAAGGGCAGGTCGATGTCGAAATGCGCCAGCAGGGTGCCGTGGGCGGCGCGGAACGCGTCACGCTGGGCATCGTCGGGCAGGCTTTCCAGCGCATAGGCCAGCCAGCGCCGGCCCAGGGTGTGGCACAGGCGACGGTCGTCGGCATCAAAGCTGTGGCGGAACCGCTCCAGGCTGGGCGGGACCTGCAATTGCCGCCAGTCGCCGCAGCGCCGGTGCGACAGGCTGTCGGGCAGGATGCGGTAGCGGATCAGCGGTTCGGCCAGCAGGCCCACCGGGGCCATGGCCGGGGCGCCCGCGCGTCTGACGACGCGCTTGGCGACGCGGTACCAGAAATCGATGTTCTCATTCACATGGCGGCCTTCGGCGAAGCATTCCTCACCGATGGCGCTGCGGCGGGCGGCCACGTTGCTGGCCCGCCCCATGAAAAAGTCCGGGTGGCTGGCGGTGGCCGTCACACGCGGCAGGTGGTGCAGCGCCCCGTCCAGCGGCACGGCCTCGGCCCCCAGGGCGGCCATGTCGGGGAAATATTCCCCGTCGGGCGCGGTCTCGAACCCCAGGACCAGCAGATCCAGGGTGTGGGCGTGCATGCAGCGCAGGATTTCGCTGCAACTATCCTCACGCCAGCGGTCGTCGGCATCCAGGAAGGCCAGCACCGTGCCGCCGGCCCGCTTCAGCCCGCGATTGCGCGCGGCGCTGGGGCCGCCGTTGACGGGCAGGCGCAGCAGGTCGGTGCGGGCGACACCCGCCTGGGCCAGGCGCAGCAGGCCGGCCTCGGCCCGTGCCGCGCTGTCGTCGGTGGAGGCGTCGTCCACCACGATGACCTCGAACGGCAGGTGCGTCTGGCGCGCCAGCGAGGCCAGGGCCTCCCCGATATAATCCTGCCGGTTGTACAGGGGGATGACGACCGACAGGCTCATGATGCCACCGTGCACCGATAGAGTTTGCCCCGCTGCTGATGCAGGTTGATCACCGCCTCGTCCGATCCGCGAAAGACGCCGTTGCCGTAGCAGACGGCATCGCGGCACAGCAGCATGCCCACCATGTGGATGGGCCGGGCGAAGTCGGAATCCATGAAATCCAGCTGTTCCAGGTAGGGCTGGAACATCAGGTGCGGCCAGTCGCGCCGCACCCGCTGCGCCCAATCGGCGGCACTGCATAAGGAGCGCACCAGTGAGCCGATGCCCCGCCCGCCGCTGTTGGGCTTGGCGATCCAATCGCCATCGCGCAGCAACAGCCGCTCCGCCTCCACGGCCGAGCGGGCGCAAAGCGACGGGATAAGGTGCGGCCGCAATTGCGCGTAAAGTGCCGCCGGCATGGCGTCGCGCATGATGGCCTCATCCGACAGCACCGCCAGCACGCGCTTGTCATGCACCAGGATCAGGGTGCGCACGTCGTTGAAGTAATCCGCGCGGGTGGCCAGGTGGGCCATGACCTCGGGCGCCATCAGCGGCAACTCATCCCGGTCCAGTTGCAGGATCAGATGGTCCAGCGGCCGTCCTTGGGCGTGCGGGGCGGCGTACAGGCCCCCGTCACGCACCGTCAGGTCCCGGGGCCGCACGGCGACGAAGCCGACGCCGGTGCGCGTCAGGTGCTCTGCCAGGCAGTCGACCTCGCCGCTGGGTTCCTGGCCGTGCACCAGGGCCACGGTGTCGCCGGGCCGGTAGGGCGCGCACAGATCGTCCCAGAAATCCGCCTGGCCCTGCGACCAGGCGCGGCTAACCATCCAGCCGTTCAGGGGATAGCGCGCGCCGATTTCGCAGATGCGTGCCGTGCCGTCCCGGTCCAGGATGAAATCCGGCCGGTACCAGCCCACGTGATAGGGCCGGGCCGCCGCCATTCCCAGGATGCGTTCCAGGTCCGGCGACAGGGCGTAGATGGCCCGGATGCGGGCGTCGATGAAATACCGCTGCACCACCGCCCTCAGGGCCGTGTCGATCAGGCCGGTCAGGGCGCGCATCTGGTCGCGGTAGGCGGCCGGGAGGACGACGGCGCGGTCGGAACAGACCTCGCCATGGCGCAGCCCCCCCACCATGGGAAGTGCCGCCCCCATGGCGCCGCTGGCTTCGACCAGGGTGGGGTGGCGGCCGTCAGTCATGGCTGGGGAACAGCGTCCGCAGGACGGCGGCCTTCTTTTGCAGATACTGGCCGACGATGCCCGCCAGGTCATAGGCCGCCCAATCGACCTGGACTGCCCGCGCGTAATGCTCCAGGGCGTTCACCGCGTGGAAGAAGTGGTTCTTCTCCGTGCCGCCGCAGTGCACGGCGATCCAGCGCAGGGGGCGGGCGGTGTCGTCCTCGGTGTAATGGTAATGTTCGATCAGCCACTGCTTGAACAGGGGCAGGATGAACTCGACCTCGCCATGGGTGTAGATCTCATGCGCCAAGGTGGTCAGCAGGCCAAGCGCGATATCGGGTTCGCGCAGGGACATGTGGTCCTTCCATGTCTTGAAGTCCGCCGCGGTCCGGTCGATATAGCCGGTCCGCAGCCAGGCATCGTCACCGGTGATGGCGGTCGCCATGGTGAAATACATCTTGGAATGCAGGATCTTATGGGTCACCGCCAGGTCTTCGTCGATGATCCGGTGCAGGGAAACCAGGGTCCGCAGCAGGGCCTGTTCGTCCAGCACCGGTTCGCCGCGATGCAGCTTCAGGGTCAGCCGGTTGCTGATGCCCGCCACCGTCATGGCGCTGTTGTTGGTCTGGCCCCAGCTCGCGAAAAACCGGCGCAGGGTTTCCGCGTCCTGCACCCGCGAGGTCAGGCTGCGAAAGCCGTTTTCAATTACCGCGAATTCCGCCGGATGGTTCGCGAAGCCTTGCAGCAACGGCCCCCGAAACGGCCCGTCGGGCATTGATCGCAGCACGGGCAGGATGTTGCCGGCCAAGGTTTCCATATGAAATTCCCCCGAAAAACAGGTGTTGTATTGCGCCGATGCGTGATTGGCGTTCTTTTGTTTTTGATGAAAAGCTAATTTTTATTGGCCTGTCTCAGGTTCGATTTATGAAATCATAAAACATGACAACCACCCGTCTGCGTGCTCGAAAAATACATCAAGTACTCGAAGCATTATTTTAAAATTCTCCGGCATGTATTTTCAGATTCTTAGTTTATATTTCTGGCATCATATAAGATGGCGCATTTTTATAAATGCCACCGATTGCGTACATTGCTGAAAGATCGGACCGTCCGGCCTGCCGAACGGCAGCCGGGGCCGTTGGCCATCCTGATCGCGATGCCGTCAGGATGGCGCCCAGACGCCCATGGGCGCAGGCTCGGGTGTGGGTTGAGGTTCTACGTCGCCAGCGTCAGAGATTGAGGGCCAGGCGGGGTGATCGGCTGCGGAAACAGCACGAGGGGGATCCGGTCGCCGGCACGACCCGCGACTGACGGCACCCTGGCCTTCACGCCGCTGACGTTGGGGATCGCCTGTGGCGCCCCAACGTCAGCTTTCGCGCACCGCCCACCTGGTGCTGGGCGCGCTTACCGAGGTGATCACGCCGCTTTGGGCGCCCAGTACATGAAGCCCATGCCCTCGCCCGTGCCGGCCTCCGTACGATAGCAGGGCACGTAATCGACCAGGGTCATGGGTGCCCCGATCGATTTCATGGCCACCACCACCGGCGCGTACAGCTTGATCTCCGAATTGCCGGATTGGTAGGAACGGTCGTCCACCGCCTCCAGCGCCGCCAGGTCACCCCGGCCGAGATGGCCGATGATGTCGCGGTCGAACGCCTCATCACAGACGAAGTGCGACAGCCCGCCGGACGCGATGACCGCCACCCGCAACTTGCTGTCCCAGCTTTCAATCGCCTGGGTCAGCGCGCGGCCGAAGGCGACGGCCCGCGCCATCGACGGCTGGGTCGGG
The DNA window shown above is from Azospirillaceae bacterium and carries:
- a CDS encoding glycosyltransferase family 2 protein, translating into MSLSVVIPLYNRQDYIGEALASLARQTHLPFEVIVVDDASTDDSAARAEAGLLRLAQAGVARTDLLRLPVNGGPSAARNRGLKRAGGTVLAFLDADDRWREDSCSEILRCMHAHTLDLLVLGFETAPDGEYFPDMAALGAEAVPLDGALHHLPRVTATASHPDFFMGRASNVAARRSAIGEECFAEGRHVNENIDFWYRVAKRVVRRAGAPAMAPVGLLAEPLIRYRILPDSLSHRRCGDWRQLQVPPSLERFRHSFDADDRRLCHTLGRRWLAYALESLPDDAQRDAFRAAHGTLLAHFDIDLPLLGRAA
- a CDS encoding winged helix-turn-helix domain-containing protein; this encodes MKVKRFQFGDWQVDAQACAVWREDEAAQIPVEPRALDVLMALCMNAGKILSADDLLHLCWDGIAVGENQVHKAITQLRKALGDSATEPRYIENIRKRGYRTVAPVIMATHRDADLAPETWARESPYVGLASFEATHSSVFFGRDVAVTRLRDLLASQANGGRAFVLILGASGSGKTSLVQAGLLPALMRDGATPRITGATILDLGGIGAVPLPTALGGALLDLDRDGEPLYAGQSAEHLGQSLIEEGQAPRDGTRPTDAPETAGDRFILFIDRLEALFSAAFASGLQRRQFLTALDRLARGGQVMVIAACRNDFYPDLAKEPLLMEGKAAGGHFDLLPPSRAEIGQMIRLPAEIAGLSFGGDPDGNERLDDLLCDAAADSPDALPLLQYTLQQLYLLRSPTRELTLAAYRGLGGIEGAIGRRAEATLATLPAAAQAALPRIFSLMVAVSAADDTVRGLRAAWSNLATEDERTLVRALVDERLFVSQVSETQAVFGVAHEALLRQWPRAVTWIAEHRQALRARSQLEGLAQQWLNEGRRADRLLRRGKPLEEARDLVSRATVPVSAEVKALVTASTRQAKRADRLRLGAMVSFAAIALVAAFLGLRASRAEAVAAQRLQGAEELVDYMLGDLAEKLQPLGRLDVLDGVAQKALGYLTVDDPGRIPSEARLRQAKALQTLADVNRSRGNVDIALKALGQAESLLQANLAERAHDGETLKTAGSIAFWYGQIALDQGRLDETMRRFTQYRDFAQRRMSLEPNEPNAWIELSYALSSLGTAHLREGEDDMATDNLNDSIALKRRAIMAHPDNISLSADLANSLSLLAEAQSERGQLEAATDLYDEQREVLDEVHRRQPDAAVWLFRLAAAGRLKSSLLEAQGKTAPAIVSLGQAMAQIDDCLHREPENRRWQITRTEIRLLKARADLAGGNFESALPDIINIETTVDQMLRVNPADDQLQRQKAEALMLHGTILTSTKELNSAIQKIEEAANIVRGSYERDHKDKLRTILFSNILLASSNIFLTRGENTEAKKVCQNVVDALKTMALLSKDFRILDPWVRANRCSGNQAMAEAGSRILSTMGYRGTEYLQSTTTP
- a CDS encoding LuxR C-terminal-related transcriptional regulator; the encoded protein is MTPSIATPFTPREREVLDLTGQGLSSSQIAAALGASELTIRKHRSNIMRKAGLASTAQLIAYASGVARQARQTPPPLAWDALGPREAEVVRYVAAGLTSKEIARLIDISPRTVQKHRERASEKLGVHTLQEIIIRGQPAAAPSGADRPAPARGRTEVAHWGRVPGLC
- a CDS encoding glycosyltransferase family A protein, giving the protein MKTLSVLIAAFDARRWLGDCLDAVFAQSLPPGWRLQVLLGIDGCADTLDYVGTAPYADLRVVYLPRNRGTYVTFNTLMRFAEGEVIARFDADDVMLDGYLRRHIEALEAGADLSMSWSVYTDEALRPTSIVPALPDYRPEKGHRRKGTDGQFVARRHIWDRLGAFRAWPCGADTEFVIRAQAAGFATTVLEEFLYLRRTHGASLTTHPRTNYESDMRMRLQDLTIQYREDYAAGTRPVMVEAEVEASAVLAHPAAFSGVCAAFQAGRTTRTSAERDPVSAPAYAF